The following nucleotide sequence is from Bacillota bacterium.
CCCAGAGACACTTTGAGGAGAGCATTGACAAAGTCTTGCTGGGGGCCGAGATGCCCCGCCAAGTAGCAAAGGCCGAAATGGAGCGTATTGCTATACACGAACTCGGGCATGCTTTTGTCTCTGAGGCACTGCAAAAGAGAAGCGTCTGCCATATCAGCATTCTGTCGCGGGGCTCTGCCTTAGGGTATGTACGTCAGCAACCGCAGCAAGACATGATTCTCGAAACAGAAGAGACGCTACGGGTTAAGATGGCCTTCCTCTTGGCCGGAGGTGTGGCTGAAGAAATGTTCGCGGGGAGCCGCAGTCTAGGAACGCGCAGCGACTACCACGCCGCAATGCAAGTGGCTCTGAACATGGTAGCTGCGGGGATGTCTGAGCTAGGTATTGCAGATGAGAACCTGGTCCCTAAAGCGCAATTGCATGCCGCCGTACAGAAACTGATTGCCGAGGGCGAGGGGGTCGCTAGGAGCATTTTGCACCAACACAGCACTCGGATAATGGTTGGTAAGGACATGTTGCTAAAGCAGGAGAAAATGTGTGGCGAAGAGTTGCGCATCTTATTGGCGAGCTAAGTAGGCTCGCCCTTTTGTTGTACATTTCTGTTATAGTAAACGGGAGGGGGGATCGGTGTGGTAAAGGCTGAGATTATCTCAGTAGGCACAGAACTACTACTCGGGCAAATTGTCAACACAAATGCACAGTTCCTGGCACAGCAGATGGCTGAACTTGGTTTGGCCCTCTACTTTCAAACAGTGGTCGGTGACAACGAATCGCGCCTTCAGGAGAGTTTGCACAGGGCCTTAGAGCGGGCACAAGTGGTTATCCTCACGGGTGGTTTGGGGCCAACCGAGGACGACATCACCCGCGAGGCCGTGGCGCATTACTTGGAGAGAGAGCTAGTATTCTCGCTAGAAGTAGCAGAGCGCTTAGATAGTCAATTTGCTGGCCGTGAAATGCCAGCGAACAATTTACGTCAAGCCTACCTACCCAGCGGGGGAATCATGCTGCCAAATCCCCATGGGACAGCGCCTGGTATCATGCTAGAAACGGAGCTATGCCAATTTGTTTTTCTCTTGCCCGGACCGCCCCGCGAAATGCAGGCCATGTTTAGAGACTATGTGGTGCCTCACTTACGCGCTAAGGGCCTGTTGCAGGGGCAAGTTTGTTCGTGGACGCTGCATTTTGTGGGCATTGGCGAGTCCAAAGTCGCACAGATACTCGAGGATCTGATTCGCACCCAGACAGTGCCGACTATTGCCCTCTACAGCCGCTTAGGCGAAGTAGATGTTCGTTTGACGGCCTATGCTGCGAGTGCTGCTCTAGCAGAGCTCATTATTGCTCCTGTACGCAGTCTGGTTATAGATAGGCTGAAAGAGCATTACTATGGTGAGAACGAGTGCACACTGCCGAAGGCGGTCGGCTTGGCCTTAGAAGCCGCAGCATCGAAGCTCTCTCTGGCCGAGTCTTGTACGGGGGGACTAGTGGGGCATCTTATCACGAGCGAACCGGGCTCTTCAAACTATTTTCTCGGCAGCATGGTCTGCTACTCTAATGAGGCCAAGGTAGAGGTCCTAGGAGTAAGCAGAGAGACACTGCAAAAATATGGTGCGGTGTCAGAACAGTGCGCGCGCGAAATGCTTAGTGGGGCGATGAGGCTTGGTCAGGCAACGGTGGGCCTAGCCATAACCGGCATTGCTGGTCCGGAGGGAGGTTCAGACTTAAAACCTGTGGGCACGGTCTGGCTGGCCATAGGGTGTAACTCACGCGTGCAAACTGTGAAACTCACGCTAAGGGGTGACCGCGCTGCCATCAAAGAACGCGCCGCTAGGCTGGCCTTGGGTCATCTGCTGAATATGTTGCGCCAGAGGAATTAGTTGCGAACATTTGTTCGTTAGAGTATAATTTGCACAGGGAGATTGACAGGAGGATTGGCTATGGAAAAGAAAAAGGCATTAGAAATGGCACTGCATCAGATCGAAAAACAGTTCGGCAAGGGTTCTATCATGCGCCTCGGAGGCGACCAATTGGTAGCGCTTGAGGTGATATCTACGGGTGCGCTCTCGTTAGATATTGCCCTTGGCATTGGTGGGGTGCCGCGGGGGCGAATTATCGAGGTCTTTGGCCCTGAATCGAGCGGTAAAACCACAGTAGCTCTCCATGTCATTGCCGAAGCACAAAAAAACAAGGGCGTGGCAGCTTTCATCGATGCTGAGCATGCGCTTGATGCCTCCTATGCGCGGAAGCTCGGCGTGAACATAGACGATTTGCTGGTCTCGCAACCTGATACCGGAGAGCAGGCCCTAGAGATTGCCGAAGCCTTGGTGCGCAGCGGTGCACTTGATGTTGTCGTCATCGACTCTGTTGCCGCCCTAGTTCCCCGTGCCGAAATAGAGGGTGAGATGGGTGATGCCCATGTTGGATTACAGGCACGTCTTATGTCGCAGGCCTTGCGCAAACTTGCGGGTGCCATAAGTAAGTCAAAGACTACAGCCATTTTTATCAATCAGTTGCGCGAAAAAGTAGGGGTCATGTTCGGCAGTCCCGAGACCACGCCTGGCGGTAGGGCTCTAAAATTTTATGCTTCTGTACGCCTAGACGTGAGACGGGTTGAGTCGCTCAAGGTAGGGCAGGATGTTGTCGGTAATCGCACTCGCGTAAAGGTTGTCAAGAATAAAGTCGCTCCCCCCTTTAGACAAGCTGATTTTGATATTATATACGGCGAAGGCATCTCTCGCGAAGGTTGCATCATTGATACGGCCACCGAAAGCAACATTGTGGTAAAGAGCGGGGCATGGTATTCCTACGAGGATGAGCGCTTAGGACAGGGTCGCGAAAATGCCAAGCAGTACTTGCGTGAGCACCCCGAGACAGCACAGAAAATTGAGTTGCGCATTAGAGAGAGCCTGAAGCTCGGTCAAGTCGCGCACAAAACCGACGGCGAGTCTTTTGAAGAATAGCGAAGTTTATAAAACCGCAGTGCGCATCTTAGCTAGGCGGGATTACACGCGGGCGGAACTTGGCCAAAAGTTAAGGATACGTGGCTTCTCGGCAGATTTAATCGCTGAAGCCTGCGAAACGCTGATTGAGCGGGGCTTCTTAGATGATCAGCGCGTGGCGCAGAATATGCTAAGTGCCGCACTCAGCAAAACTGACTTGGGGAGCAGACGTCTCGCTGAACAACTCTACAAGCGCCTGCTCCCGCGGGCCGTAGTAGAGGAAGTAGTGGCGAGTTTTCTTAGTCAGGCTGATGAGCTGTCTAGGGCTACGACAATGGTCGAGCGGTTCATTAGTCTCGGCCTTGAGAAGGCCGCCATCGAGCGGAAACTTTGGCAAAAAGGCCTCCCGGCGGCGGTCGTGCGGGCGGCCTTCTCAGACGTCAACCTTGACAAGAACACCGAAGAGGGCTAAAATGTTCCCAGAGAGTAGAAATTCTCTCTTTGCTAGTCGAAGTGGCCCTTAATGAGTTCCGCGTGGGATCCCCTAAGCTGGCCGAGGGTTCTCGGTCATTTTTTTGTAGTTTGTTAAAGAAAGGAGGAGAGGAATATCGAATTTTTACTGTTATTTCTTATTTTACTGGCATTACCTGCCGCAACTTACGGCGGTTATCTATACCGGAGACGAGTTGGCGAGAAAGTTATAGGCGACGCTGAGACACATGCCGCGCAGAAGATCGAAGAGGCCAAAAAACTGGCCGAAGCCAAAAAGCGCGAATCTATACTAGAAGCTAAAGACGAAGTCTACAAGTTGCGCCAGGAATTTGAGCGTGAAGTCAAGGAGCGGCGCGCTGAAATAGTGCGCACCGAGCGCCGACTCGCGCAAAAGGACGAGACCCTCGATAAGAAAATTGAGCAAATAGAGCGCAAGGATGAGCTATTGACTCGGAAAGATACAGAAGTGCAAAAGCTTAAAGACCGCGCTGCAGAGTTAGTGGACAAGCAACAGACCGAGTTAGAGAGAGTTGCTGGTTTGTCTAACGAAGAGGGCCGTCGGCTCCTTCTGGCTAATGTAGAAAGAGAAGTCCGCCACGAGGCCTCCATTTTAATCAGAGATGTGGAGCAAGAGGCGCGAGATGAGGCCGATAAGCGAGCGCGAGAAATTGTCACTTTGGCAATTCAGCGTTGCGCTGCGGACCACACTGCGGAGACCACCGTTTCGGTCGTGGCCTTGCCTAATGATGAGATGAAGGGTCGTATCATCGGTCGAGAAGGCCGAAACATTCGTGCGCTAGAAACCCTGACGGGCATTGACTTGATTATTGATGACACACCAGAGGCCGTTATCATATCGGGATTTGATCCGGTGCGCCGCGAGGTTGCTCGCATTGCCCTTGAGCGACTCATTGTCGATGGGCGCATTCACCCTGCCCGCATTGAGGAGATGGTGGAGAAGGCCCAGAAAGACGTCGAGCAACGTATTCGTGAAGAAGGCGAGAAAGCCGTCTTTGACGTAGGTGTTCACAACGTGAATCCAGAGATTGTAAAACTCTTGGGTCGCTTGCGTTATCGCACCAGTTACGGCCAGAACGTTTTGAAACATTCTCTCGAAGTGGCCCATCTTGCCGGCATCATGGCGGCGGAATTAGGTGTAGATGTGCAATTGGCCAAACGGGCTGGCTTGCTACATGATCTGGGCAAGGCTATCGATCACGAGGTCGAAGGGTCACATGTTGCCATTGGAGCCGAAATGGCTAAGAAGTATCGCGAACATCCTCAAGTTGTCAATGCTATTGCCTCCCATCATGGCGATATCGTAGCAACTTCAGTGGAGTCTGTTCTCGTAGCTGCTGCCGATGCCATTTCTGCAGCACGGCCCGGTGCACGGCGTGAGAGTCTTGAGAACTACATTAAACGCTTGCAAAAGCTAGAGGAAATCGGTTCATCTTTTGAGGGCGTGGACAAGGTCTATGCCATACAAGCTGGGCGAGAGATTCGAATCATTGTAAAGCCAGATCGCATTGACGACTTATCCGCTATCAGGGTGGCGAGGGATATCTCTAAGCGCATTGAGAATGAGTTGGAATACCCAGGTCAGATTCGGGTGACTGTCATCCGCGAGACGCGGGCTGTTGAACTAGCAAAATAGCATTCTAAAAGCCGAGCCATGCTCGGCTTTTGCTACAGGAGGACATTATGCTCAACATACTTTTCCTCGGAGACATAGTTGGTCGTCCCGGTCGCGAGGTAGTCAAGAAATTGCTCCCTGGCCTTCGACAACAGTTCAAGATTCACTACTGTATTGCTAATGGAGAAAATGCCGCTCATGGCACGGGGCTGACCAAGGAAATTGCTGATGAGCTCTTGTCCTCGGGCATTGATGTGCTCACTGGGGGTAATCATACTTGGGACAAGAAAGAAATCTTGACCTTTATTGATGACTATCCTCGCGTGGTGCGACCGCAAAACTATCCCCCAGGAGCCCCTGGGCAGGGGGTATTCTTAACTGAGATTGGGCTTCCGCCCGTGCCCTTTGCGGTGGTGAATTTAATGGGGCGGGTCTTTATGCCCCCCATTGACTGTCCATTTCGTACTATGGACGCGGTACTGCAAAGACTGCCTGAAGACGCAGTCGTGTTGGTTGACTTCCACGCCGAGGCCACTTCCGAAAAGCAGGCCCTAGGTTTCTACTTAGATGGCAGGGTCGCCGCCGTCATTGGCACGCACACCCATGTTCAAACGGCCGATGAGCGCATTTTGCCTAAAGGTACCGCCTTTCTATCCGATGTAGGGATGTGTGGCCCCCATATTTCTGTTCTAGGGGTGCAAGTTGAGCAAGTGGTGCGAAAATTTGTCACAGGCTTACCGGCCAGATTTGAAATTGCCGAAGGTCCTGTGATGCTGTGTGGGGTAGTATTAAGCATAGACCCGTCGACACGAAAAGTTGTCGCGCCTCCAGAACGTATTTTGCGTGTACTAGCCTGAGTTCTTACTTAGGGAGGCTCTAAGCATGGATTATCAAAGTCTCCACTTCAGCACCATGGTTGTTGACACCCACTGCGATACACTTATGCGCGTCCTGCAAGCAAAACCCTATCGTTTAGCCTGGCATCATGAAGACGGTCACGTCGACATACCGCGCTTGCGGTTTGGCGGCGTGGGGCTTCAGTTTTTTGCCTCTTACATTGAGCCTGAATTCAAGCCGGAGCGAGCTCTTAAGCGGGCCCTTCAGTTCTGCGACGGTTTCTATCGTGAACTGCAAGATAATCCTCTGGATTTGCACCACATTTTGTCCTACGCCGATGTATTAAAGGCACAAGGTGAGAAAAAAATCGGCGCGTTGCTGTCTATAGAAGGTGGCGAGGCCCTAGAGGGTGATTTGGGTGCCCTGCGCATGTTGCATCGCTTGGGTGTTCGTTCCATCGGTCTGACCTGGAATGAACGTAATCAAATTGCGGAGGGTGTCGGTGATTGTCGAAGTGGGGGCGGACTAACAGATTTCGGTGTTAGTGTCGTTCTGGAGATGAATCGACTTGGGATGATCGTTGATGTTTCACACATGTCGGAGCCGGGATACTTAGATGTCCTCGCCGTCAGTAAGCAGCCCATCATCGCCTCACACAGTAATGCTCGAGCCTTATGCAACCATGTGCGCAATTTGACCGACACGCAGATTTTGGCCCTCCAGAAGAACGGAGGCGTAATGGGCATAAACTTTGCCTCTGATTTCGTGCGGTCAGGGGAACGCGCCACGGTGAGCGACGTGGTCAATCATATTGTGCATATTGCCAGTCTCACTGGTAGTTGCGACCATGTCGGCCTTGGGTCAGACTATGATGGGATACCTACTACTCCCACAGGACTAGAGGACGTCTCAAAGTTACCAGCTTTGACCAAGGAGATGTTGAGACGAGAGTTCACTGAAGTAGAGATTAGGGCTGTCTTGGGAGGAAACTTTCTCCGTGTAATGGCTGCGGTCTTGGGGTAATACTAGAATATGGATACCATGAGCAGTAGAACGACAAAATATTTTGTCGTTCTACTTTTTACGGAAGGAATTGATTCATTGGCACCGAAATGAGATACTAGAATGGATTAATGGACTAATCCATTAGGCATGAGGGGTGGGGTGGACTAGTGGTCGCGATAGAGCTCCGCAGAAAATCTGGAGTGCCCTTGTATGTGCAACTTAAGGAGCGCATTAGACAGCAGGTGGAAAGTGGCGCTTGGTCGCCGGGCTTCAAGCTACCCACGGAGAGAGAGTTGTCTACCTTGCTTTCTGTCAGCCGCAATACGGTTAGCCAAGCCTACAGAGAGTTAGAAACAGAGGGGATCCTTGTTTCTCTCCAGGGCAAAGGCACCTACTTGACAGAGACAGATCCATTCACACTCAATGCTAGTAGAGCACAACGTTTGCATGGCATTGTTGAGCAGGCGCTAGATAGCGCCCTGCACGAAGGATTTGACTGCGAGGAGTTTCAGGAGGTCGCTCGCCGCCTAGCAGTACAGAAACAGCGCTTGCTCAGTGAGGTGCGTATCGTATTTGTCGAATGCAATCGCGAACAAGTCGACTATTTCTCGACGCAATTGGCTCTTGGCAGTGGGATCAGCATTGTTCCGCTACTCTTAGAAGAGCTGCTGGCGGGTGGCACTACCGCTCGTCGCATCGTCGATGAGGCAGAAATTGTGGTGACAACGTTTTTTCACGAAGAGGCAGTGAGGACTGCTATTGGTGCAGACAAGCTCTTGCTCGCCGTGGCTCTTGACCCACAGTTAGAGACGGTAGTGCGTATCGCGAGAATTCCGCGCAGCAAAAAACTAGCTCTCATCTGTATTTCACCCATTTTTGCCGAGAAAGTCCAAACGTCACTCCTTGCGGCAGGGGTGGAGCATAAGTTGCTCGTGGCAACGCAGGGGGAAGATAGCGCGGTTCTCCGTGAACTTCTAGTTGAGGCCGATATCGTTCTGGTATCCCCCGGCCGTAAGCGCGAGGTGGTCGCCCTTTGTCCTAACGGTAAAGAAATTATTGAATTCGTCTATCGTCCTGACCTAGGCTCAAGCAATCTATTGAAGAGCGCGATTCTCAGGCTCCGCGAAGGAGGAGTAGAAAGCCGCTAAGACCCATTTCTGCGGAATTACAGACTAAGGTGGTGTAGACATTGATTAAGAAGAAGCCCTACCGCGTCGTGCGCGGCCCAGAAGGTTTGCTACCCCCAGCAGCAGCCTCACGCGGCATTGTTCTCCCAGAAAAAGGAGAAGGCCTCGTAGAAGGTTGTATTGTTACCGAACAAGATACTCTAGAGGTTATGGCGCGACAGCTTCTGACCGGCAAGAACCCCACTATTTTTCCTGGACCGCTCGTACTGTGGGCATGGAGGGATGGCGTTGCCGAAAAGGCTGCGGCTGTGCTCGAATTAGCAGACGAGATTCCTGGCGTGCGTATCATTCCTATGCCTGACTACCGTCCTATCTACCCTAAGATTGACCCCGAAGCCGTCATCAACCCATGTCATCCTAACCTCACTATTTGGCACAACAAGATAGAGGTCTGTGTCTTTGTGGGTGTGCACTGTCATTTTGCTAATATAACACTCAAGATGATTCGGGCCGGTACCAACTGCTACACCATCACACTTTGTCACGAAGCGGGACATGAGGACTCTATGGCTTCGCTACCTTTCTGCGGTGTTGACCAAGTGCGTGCCCTTACGGAGACCATTCGCAGATTAAAGAGCGAAGGCTTGCGCCCGCGGTATGCCGAGGCACCCGGAGTTCAGTTAACGGCCACACAACAAGCGGTATTGAATGGTTTGGTCTGGCAACAGGGAGCTACTAGTTAGGTTATGCGGGCGCGGTAGCGCCTAGGGGAGGTTACATTATGGACAAAGAATCGAAACAACGCGTGGTTACACCTGAGTATATGTTTTTTGAGGCCCCGCGCACTAAGGCATATATTACGGGCAGCGAGGCCGCTAGTGAGGCGGTGCGACGCGCAAATCTAGACATAGCCATTGCCTATCCCATTACGCCCCAGAGTGAGACTATGCAGCGCGTAGGCGACCTTTACGGAGAAGGCTACCTTAAAGATTACTACAGGGCCGAAGATGAGATCGGTGCTTTTTCGGCAATTTCTGGTGCTTCACGAACCGGCGTCCGTTGCCTGACGGCTTCATCCGGTCCTGGCCTTATGCGTGGTTTAGAGGTCATTGCTTCGTGGCCGGGGCATCGATTGCCGCTAGTTTTTCTCATTATGTGCCGCGTCATCAATGCGCCTTTGTCAATTCAACCTGATAATTTGGAGCTCGACTACATGCTAACCACGGGGAGCATTCTTTTTCATGCTGAGAATCAGCAAGACTTCTTTGACTATACTTTGGCCGCCTTCATCATCTCCGAAAAGTGTGAAGTCACCTTGCCTGTGGCCGTGGCCGTGGACGGTTTCTTTGTCACCCATGCTCGGGGCTGGGTAGAGATGCCCTCGGCCGAACTAAAGCTGCCGGGGCGCGACTGCTACAATGAAGCAGTACCCATGATTGACAACGAGAACCCACCTATCCGCATTGCCCGTGACGCACCAGTACAGAAGAGCAACTTTATCAGCTATCAGATGCATGCTGCTTGGCAACAAGAAATTCATGCCGCGCAGGAGCGCTCGCGTCGCTGGATTACCCACTACTTGGGTAGTTTACTCGAGGTCACTAACGGAGACGCCGAAACGATGATTATCGCTTCGGGAAGCGCGGTTTCGCAGTCCCGCGAGGCCCTCCGCCAGGCCGAGGAGATGGGCAAGAAGGTGGGCTTGATTAAGATCAAGAGCTTGCGTCCCTTCCCGACTGAGGAACTCCGCGCTGCCTGTCAACATGCTAAGCGCATTATCATTCCCGAATTTAACTGCCCTGGCTGGCTAAATCGCGAAGTGCGGGCAACGCTCTACGGTCACACTCAAGCTGAAATAGCTGATGGTCCTAGGGTTTATGGGGGCATCACTATGCCTACCGAAATGATTCTAGAATGGCTGTTTGACAGCGAGAAGGATGAGCAGTAACCGATGGTAGTGAGGAAGTTCATAAAGAGAGGCGTTTTAATATGGCACTGAGAACATTAAATGTAGCCCCTGGTTTTATGCGCTTTATGCCCAAGGAGTATCAAGATTTGGTGGAGAAAGGACCTTTCGGCCGCCAAATCAAGCTAACTGACTTGGGTACTTTCAAAGAAATTCTCGAAGAACATCCGATGTGTGAAGGTTGCGCCATGGCCTTTTTCGTGCGCTTGTCACTCATCGCCCTGCCTAATCCAGAGCACACGGTGATTGTCGGCACGGCCGGGTGCGGACGCTTGTCTTTGTCTCAAGCTGCTATTCCTTTTGTCTATGGCAATTACTGCGATACGAATGGCGTGGCCACAGGGATTAAGCGTGGACTTGAGATTCGCTTTCCGAATCAGACAAAGGATGTAGTCGTCATGGCGGGTGACGGTGGTCTCTCTGACATTGGTTTCTCCCAAGTGATGCATTCCTGGTTTCGTAAGGAAAAATTCGCGACGATCATGCTCGATAACGAAGTCTATGGCAATACCGGAGGTCAAGAGAGTGGCATGACCCGTCAAGGGGCGGTGGTTAAAATGGCGCCTCTAGGCAAGCAATTTGAAAAAATCGACATGCTCGGTCTAGCTAAGACGGCAGGGGTAGCCTATATTGCCCGTCTAACACCAACAAATCCAGGCCGGGTAATCAGCACTATTCGCAAGGCAGTACTGATAGCCCGCGAGATTGGTCCTACCTATGTGCAGGCCTACACCTCCTGCAACATCGAATACTCAATCTCTCCTGAGAAAGTCATGGACGACGCGCGTCAAGTGGAGAAGGAGCGCTATTCCTTCGTAGAGATTATAAGCGACGAGGCCAAGGCCTACCTTGAGCGCATTGAGGCAGAAAACAAAGCCTAGGCAGGCCTAAGCGCCGGCAAGGGCAATACATTCTAGGAGGAGTAGGGTATGAGGCGATATAACATTCGCATGGCCGGTGTAGGTGGGCAGGGCGTCGTGACGGCCTCCCACGTGCTCAGCAATGGTGTGATCCTTAGTGGGGGAGAGAGTACGATAGTTCCCTTCTTTGGTTCAGAAAAGCGCATGGCTCCGGTTGAGAGTTATGTGCGCATAGCTGATAGCAAGCTGTTTGAAATCGGGGAGATTATCTTTCCAAACTTCATCGCGATCTTTCATAGTCAGGTAATCACGCACGGAAAGTCCTATACCATGCCTTTTTACTCAGGGCTTAAGGATGATTCCACCATCCTCATCAACTCAGAGCATCCCATTAAGCTAAGCCGTGATGAAGAGCGGGAACTCGAAGATAAGAGGGCGAGGGTCTACTACCTACCAGGCATGCAGCTGGCACTTAAGCATGCGGGAACTGAGGTGGCCACGAACATGGCGATGATTGGTGCGCTGTCGGCCATTATGGGTGTGCCTGACATGGCTTCATTAGAGAAAGCGGTACGCGAGCGTTTTCTCGGCAAGGGTTTTGTGGCCTCTGGCGGCACGGCCTCGCTTGACAAAGCCATGGAAAAAGGCTTTTCACACAAGTTTGAGTTGGTGCAAAAGAATCTAGACGCCATACAGGCAGCCTATAATTACGCGCTAGAGCGCTGTTGGTCGCAAAACGTGCCCAAGGAGGGTGACCTAGCATGTACAAAATAGCCCAAGTTGATGCCGAGAAGTGCTCGGCAACAAATTGCCGCCTGTGCACCTTGTACTGCCCGGAACCAAATGCCTTGCTCTACGATGAGAAGCGTAAATGTGCCTTTGTGGCCGTGGACCGCTGCAAGGGTTGCTCGGCCTGTGTACGCATTTGTGCTGACATCGCCAAGCGCAGTTGCATCAAAATGATTCCTGTCGCCGAGGTGAAAGACGGTTTTGAAATGTCTAAGTACGGCTTTCCGGGAACACCCAAGCAGTAACTGCGAGTGCTAGCTTCGCAACCGAGATGCAGTTCTGCATCTACGAAATAAAGGGAGGAATATTCATGTCCAAAGAGAATCTCAATGTTTTTGCACAAGTGCAAGGGCAAATCAAAGAGGCCTGCGACATCCTCGGTTTAGAAAACAGCTACTATGAAATTCTGAAGACCCCGCAAAGAGCTATGGAAGTGGCCGTACCTGTGCGTATGGACGACGGCTCGGTAAAGACTTTTGTCGGCTATCGTTCCCAACATAATACGGCCAATGGCCCCGCCAAGGGAGGTATCCGCTTTCATCAGGACGTCACCTTTGATGAAGTAAAGACTCTCTCGATGTGGATGACTTTTAAGTGTGCCGTAATCGGACTACCGTATGGCGGCGGCAAGGGTGGCATCACGGTTGATCCAAGCAAGCTCTCTCAAGGCGAGAAAGAGCGTTTGGCGCGTGGCTTTGTCCGTAAACTTGGCGATTTTATCGGCCCAGAGATCGATATTCCCGCACCCGATGTCAATACTAACGCGCAAATCATGGCTTGGATGGTAGATGAGTACAACGCCATGAAAGGCTACAACAATCCTGGCGTTATCACCGGCAAGCCTGTGCTCATTGGCGGTTCTTTGGGACGCACCGAAGCCACGGGACGGGGTGTGGTTATCACCACGCGTGAAGCTTGCGCCGCGATGAAGATTGACCTCAAGGGTGCCAAGGTGGCTGTGCATGGCTATGGCAATGTCGGCAGCTTTGCCGGACTCTACCTGCATGAGATGGGCTCTAAAGTAGTAGCCGCCTTTGACCTTGGTGGTGGCGCCTATCACCCAGACGGCATGGATGCCAATCAACTCCAAGACTATGTCGCCAAGAATCGCACCGTGGCTGGTTTCCCTGGCAGTAAGCCCATCACCGCAGACGAATTGTTCGCCCTTGATGTAGATATTCTCGTGCTAGCGGCCCTCGAAAACACCATCACCATGGATAATCAGCACCTAGTAAAAGCTAGAGTTGTTTCTGAAGGTGCTAATGGTCCGGTAACCACAGAAGCGGGCAAGAAAATGCATGAGCGCGGCATTGTCATACTGCCCGACATTCTTGCTAACGCCGGCGGCGTAACCGTGTCGTACTTTGAGTGGGTGCAGAATCTGCAAAACTACTACTGGCCGCTAGAAGAAGTAAATGCGAAGCTGGAGCGCAACATGGTTAACGCCTTTAGCGCTGTGTGGAAGATGGCTAACGATAAGAACGTCGATATGCGCACGGCAGCCTACTTGGTGGGCATTCGTCGCGTAGCCGATGCTATGAAGCTCTACGGCTGGGTATAAGACGAGAATAGAACTGATAAGCCCTCCCGGTTAGCTGGGAGGGCGACAAGTTTTGCGAAAGTGCATTCTCATTGTGCGATAATAGTGCTAAAATGTATACAGTATTACAGACCCTTAGGCGAAATTTCCTCATGAGGAGGCTCTTTGATGGACGAGCATTTGCAAGACCAACTTTCCAAGTGGGTTGAAAAGACCAATAGGTCGTTAGCCAAAAATCCGGAGCGCAAACTAAAGTTTAAGAATGCCTCACAACTCACTGTCGAGCGCGTTTACACGCCCCAAGATGTCAGGAATGACTATGTAGCCAACATCGGGCTGCCAGGCGAGTACCCTTTTACGCGGGGTGTGCAGCCAACCATGTATCGCGGTCGATTTTGGACCATGCGGCAGTACGCTGGCATGGCCAGTGCGGAAGAGTCTAATGCCCGCTATCGCTACTTGTTAGAGCAAGGGCAGACTGGACTCAGCGTGGCCTTTGACTTGCCCACGCAAATAGGGCACGACTCTGACCATCCCTTAGCCGAAGGTGAAGTCGGCAAAGTCGGTGTGGCCATTGATTCGCTGGCTGATATGGAACTTTTGTTCAAAGATATTCCTCTGGACAGAGTGAGCACTTCCATGACCATAAACGCTCCCGCGGCGGTTCTACTGGCTATGTACATTGCTGTAGCGGAAAAACAGGGCG
It contains:
- a CDS encoding competence/damage-inducible protein A, encoding MVKAEIISVGTELLLGQIVNTNAQFLAQQMAELGLALYFQTVVGDNESRLQESLHRALERAQVVILTGGLGPTEDDITREAVAHYLERELVFSLEVAERLDSQFAGREMPANNLRQAYLPSGGIMLPNPHGTAPGIMLETELCQFVFLLPGPPREMQAMFRDYVVPHLRAKGLLQGQVCSWTLHFVGIGESKVAQILEDLIRTQTVPTIALYSRLGEVDVRLTAYAASAALAELIIAPVRSLVIDRLKEHYYGENECTLPKAVGLALEAAASKLSLAESCTGGLVGHLITSEPGSSNYFLGSMVCYSNEAKVEVLGVSRETLQKYGAVSEQCAREMLSGAMRLGQATVGLAITGIAGPEGGSDLKPVGTVWLAIGCNSRVQTVKLTLRGDRAAIKERAARLALGHLLNMLRQRN
- the recA gene encoding recombinase RecA — encoded protein: MEKKKALEMALHQIEKQFGKGSIMRLGGDQLVALEVISTGALSLDIALGIGGVPRGRIIEVFGPESSGKTTVALHVIAEAQKNKGVAAFIDAEHALDASYARKLGVNIDDLLVSQPDTGEQALEIAEALVRSGALDVVVIDSVAALVPRAEIEGEMGDAHVGLQARLMSQALRKLAGAISKSKTTAIFINQLREKVGVMFGSPETTPGGRALKFYASVRLDVRRVESLKVGQDVVGNRTRVKVVKNKVAPPFRQADFDIIYGEGISREGCIIDTATESNIVVKSGAWYSYEDERLGQGRENAKQYLREHPETAQKIELRIRESLKLGQVAHKTDGESFEE
- a CDS encoding regulatory protein RecX, with the protein product MKNSEVYKTAVRILARRDYTRAELGQKLRIRGFSADLIAEACETLIERGFLDDQRVAQNMLSAALSKTDLGSRRLAEQLYKRLLPRAVVEEVVASFLSQADELSRATTMVERFISLGLEKAAIERKLWQKGLPAAVVRAAFSDVNLDKNTEEG
- the rny gene encoding ribonuclease Y, with product MEFLLLFLILLALPAATYGGYLYRRRVGEKVIGDAETHAAQKIEEAKKLAEAKKRESILEAKDEVYKLRQEFEREVKERRAEIVRTERRLAQKDETLDKKIEQIERKDELLTRKDTEVQKLKDRAAELVDKQQTELERVAGLSNEEGRRLLLANVEREVRHEASILIRDVEQEARDEADKRAREIVTLAIQRCAADHTAETTVSVVALPNDEMKGRIIGREGRNIRALETLTGIDLIIDDTPEAVIISGFDPVRREVARIALERLIVDGRIHPARIEEMVEKAQKDVEQRIREEGEKAVFDVGVHNVNPEIVKLLGRLRYRTSYGQNVLKHSLEVAHLAGIMAAELGVDVQLAKRAGLLHDLGKAIDHEVEGSHVAIGAEMAKKYREHPQVVNAIASHHGDIVATSVESVLVAAADAISAARPGARRESLENYIKRLQKLEEIGSSFEGVDKVYAIQAGREIRIIVKPDRIDDLSAIRVARDISKRIENELEYPGQIRVTVIRETRAVELAK
- a CDS encoding TIGR00282 family metallophosphoesterase, which encodes MLNILFLGDIVGRPGREVVKKLLPGLRQQFKIHYCIANGENAAHGTGLTKEIADELLSSGIDVLTGGNHTWDKKEILTFIDDYPRVVRPQNYPPGAPGQGVFLTEIGLPPVPFAVVNLMGRVFMPPIDCPFRTMDAVLQRLPEDAVVLVDFHAEATSEKQALGFYLDGRVAAVIGTHTHVQTADERILPKGTAFLSDVGMCGPHISVLGVQVEQVVRKFVTGLPARFEIAEGPVMLCGVVLSIDPSTRKVVAPPERILRVLA